One Castanea sativa cultivar Marrone di Chiusa Pesio chromosome 4, ASM4071231v1 DNA window includes the following coding sequences:
- the LOC142631684 gene encoding uncharacterized protein LOC142631684 produces MGKKTKKPGKGKEKTVKKTAKAEEKRARRESKKLSPEDDIDAILLSIQKEEAKKKEVHVEENVPAPSPRSNCSLNINPLKETELILYGGEFYNGNKTFIYGDLYRYDVEKQEWKLITSPNSPPPRSAHQAVAWKNNLYIFGGEFTSPNQERFHHYKDFWTLDLKTNQWEQINLKGCPSPRSGHRMVLYKHKIIVFGGFYDTLREVRYYNDLYVFDLDQYKWQEVKPSPGSMWPSARSGFQFFVNQDEIFLYGGYYKEVSSDKSSSEKGIVHSDMWSLDPRTWEWNKVKKSGMPPGPRAGFTMCIHKRRALLFGGVVDMEVQGDVIMSLFLNELYGFQIDSRRWYPLELRKEKSTKDKLKKSCGQKDMDVDLDGKINPIEQEECAANDDENSECQAGDMETNLDEISQHMATAVTVDNGGLAAKSGGKPHESGAKLEMQNSDLAEVVKPCGRINSCMVVGRDTLYIYGGMMEVKDQEITLDDLYSLNLSKLDEWKCIIPASESEWVEAEDEDDDEDEDEDEDDSEDDDEDGNSDETTDDDVDDVEAKNDGSLQMGDAVALIKGQGKTLRRKEKRARIEQIRASLGLSDSQRTPVPGESLRDFYKRTNMYWQMAAHEHTQHTGKELRKDGFDLAESRYKELKPILDELAILEAEQKAEEAEGAETSSRKRGKKKN; encoded by the exons ATGGGGAAGAAAACGAAGAAGCCCGGAAAAGGCAAAGAGAAAACAGTGAAGAAAACAGCCAAAGCTGAGGAGAAGAGAGCTCGCAGAGAGTCCAAGAAGCTCTCTCCCGAAGATGACATCGATGCCATTTTG TTGAGTATACAAAAGGAGGAGGCAAAGAAGAAGGAAGTCCATGTTGAGGAGAATGTCCCAGCACCGTCTCCCCGATCCAACTGTTCG CTAAACATAAATCCTTTGAAAGAGACAGAATTGATCCTTTATGGGGGTGAATTCTACAATGGCAACAAG ACATTTATTTATGGTGATCTTTACCGATATGATGTGGAAAAGCAGGAATGGAAGTTAATTACAAGCCCTAATAGTCCACCTCCTCGTAGTGCTCATCAAGCAGTTGCTTGGAAGAATAATCTCTATATCTTTG gtGGTGAATTTACATCCCCAAATCAAGAGAGGTTCCATCACTACAAG GACTTTTGGACGTTGGACCTGAAGACAAACCAATGGGAACAGATAAATCTAAAAGGTTGCCCTAGTCCACGCTCAGGTCATCGAATG GTTTTATACAAGCACAAGATTATTGTTTTCGGTGGATTCTATGATACTCTTAGAGAAGTGAG GTATTATAACGATTTGTATGTATTTGACCTGGATCAGTACAAG TGGCAAGAAGTAAAGCCTAGTCCTGGATCCATGTGGCCAAGTGCTCGTAgtggttttcaattttttgttaacCAAGATGAG ATTTTCTTATATGGTGGCTATTACAAAGAAGTTTCATCTGATAAGAGCAGCTCTGAGAAAGGAATTGTTCATTCAGACATGTGGTCACTTGATCCTAGAACTTGGGAATGGAACAAG GTTAAGAAAAGTGGGATGCCTCCAGGGCCTCGTGCTGGGTTTACCATGTGTATTCATAAGAGGCGGGCCTTGCTATTTGGTGGTGTTGTGGATATGGAAGTTCAAG GTGATGTTATCATGAGCTTGTTTCTGAATGAACTTTATGGCTTCCAGATAGACAGCCGTCGGTG GTATCCATTGGAGCTACGAAAGGAGAAGTCAACGAAAGATAAG TTAAAAAAGAGTTGTGGGCAGAAAGATATGGATGTGGATCTTGATGGTAAGATTAACCCAATTGAACAAGAGGAGTGTGCAGCAAATGATGATGAGAATTCAGAGTGCCAAGCAGGTGACATGGAGACCAACCTTGATGAGATATCTCAGCATATGGCAACAGCTGTGACTGTTGATAATGGAGGGTTGGCTGCCAAATCTGGTGGAAAGCCTCATGAATCTGGTGCTAAATTGGAAATGCAGAATTCTGATTTGGCAGAG GTAGTGAAACCTTGTGGACGCATTAACTCCTGCATGGTTGTTGGAAGagatacattatatatatatgggggcATGATGGAAGTTAAAGATCAAGAAATTACACTCGATGATCTGTATTCTCTTAATCTCAGCAAACTTGATGAATGGAAGTGCATCATTCCG GCATCGGAATCTGAATGGGTGGAAGCCgaggatgaagatgatgatgaagatgaagatgaggatgaagaTGATAGTGAAGATGACGATGAGGATGGCAACAGTGACGAGACTActgatgatgatgttgatgatgtggAG GCTAAAAATGATGGGTCCCTTCAAATGGGAGATGCGGTTGCTTTGATCAAAGGTCAAGGAAAGACTCTTCGAAGAAAGGAAAAACGGGCCAGGATAGAGCAGATCAGAGCCAGTCTAGGCCTTTCAGATTCGCAAAGAACCCCAGTG CCTGGAGAATCATTGAGGGATTTCTATAAGCGTACAAATATGTACTGGCAAATGGCGGCTCATGAACATACTCAACACACTGGAAAG GAGCTTCGCAAGGATGGTTTCGATCTTGCTGAGTCTCGATACAAGGAGCTTAAACCCATACTTGACGAG CTGGCCATATTAGAGGCCGAGCAGAAGGCTGAAGAGGCAGAAGGGGCCGAAACTAGTTCAAGAAAGAgaggcaagaaaaaaaattaa
- the LOC142633014 gene encoding GDSL esterase/lipase 7-like → MGRTFNFMHFVVVCLFFFCIVESEAKQPLAPALYVLGDSFVASGNDNIQNTDAKANYAPYGIDFPNGTTGRVTNGLTLVDFYAQWLGLQVPPPYLLFNQSEKHTEGFNYASGPAGIRPETSTVDHGVFLSMDKQVELFKKTAQEYLPTLFGNPDELKDYLSKSIFLVVIGRNDYTQNFLSPKYNSSKKWNMKQFAEIITDELGSKILDLYTVGARKFLVFEIDAMGCEPAFYEKQKNECSDKLTSYISTYNHKLEVELQILAKTVRGAIFALAKRYQLMYDLVANPTRFGLKDSLNPCCPVSQSGLCLPNQAPCKDRKSQVFFDAIHPTEAVYSIIANQCFNGTGLCGSLNLQELVSK, encoded by the exons ATGGGCAGGACCTTCAACTTCATGCATTTTGTTGTCGtttgcctcttcttcttttgtatAGTAGAGTCTGAGGCAAAGCAACCGCTAGCACCAGCTTTATACGTACTTGGAGATTCATTTGTTGCATCTGGCAATGATAATATTCAAAACACAGATGCGAAAGCAAACTATGCACCTTATGGCATAGATTTTCCAAATGGAACAACAGGCAGGGTCACAAATGGCCTTACATTGGTTGATTTCTATG CTCAATGGCTTGGATTACAAGTCCCTCCTCCATACTTGCTTTTCAATCAGTCAGAAAAACACACTGAGGGATTTAACTATGCATCTGGCCCAGCTGGGATCCGTCCTGAAACTAGCACTGTTGATCAT GGTGTATTTTTAAGCATGGACAAACAAGTTGAGTTGTTTAAGAAGACAGCTCAAGAATATTTGCCAACACTTTTTGGTAATCCAGATGAGCTCAAAGACTACTTGTCAAAGTCTATTTTTCTTGTTGTGATTGGCAGAAATGATTATACCCAGAATTTTCTTTCACCTAAATACAATAGTAGCAAAAAGTGGAATATGAAACAATTCGCTGAGATCATTACAGATGAACTCGGAAGTAAAATATTG GATTTGTATACGGTAGGAGCTAGAAAGTTTCTAGTGTTTGAGATTGACGCCATGGGTTGTGAACCAGCTTTctatgaaaaacaaaagaacgAATGTTCAGATAAGTTAACTTCTTATATATCTACTTACAATCACAAGCTTGAAGTAGAGCTTCAAATTTTGGCCAAAACTGTTAGAGGCGCAATATTCGCTCTGGCAAAGAGGTATCAATTAATGTATGATCTGGTGGCAAATCCTACTCGTTTTG GGCTAAAAGATTCACTAAACCCATGTTGTCCTGTTTCACAATCGGGGCTATGTCTTCCAAATCAAGCCCCTTGCAAAGACAGGAAATCACAAGTCTTTTTTGACGCAATTCACCCAACGGAAGCAGTATACAGTATTATTGCAAATCAATGTTTTAATGGTACTGGGCTATGTGGTTCACTGAACCTCCAAGAACTTGTAAGCAAGTGA